GCATTTCGGTATACCAAATCTTAGGTGTACCTATGACTTCAGCCTCTTTTCGGGAGTCATGTAACTCGTTACTGTTCACGAATGCTTCAGCTTTCACCTTGGAGGTGAATTCATGAATCACGGTCACATTATTGGGGCTGCCTATTTCTTGATACACTGATGTATTTGTACTGCCCATTCGCTTTAAAATTGGCATGAAGTCTATAAGGACTCTCTGCCATTTATCAAAATCTTTCACTGAGGCCTGCATAAAGAGGTAAACCATTAGATATTCCTCAAGCAGTGGTTATTAGGGGGCGTCTGGACTAACTATAGCATCGAACACTTCTCTTCGATGTGGTCAGTTAGAGGCCCGGCAAAAGAGAACAGAACTTGCCTAACTCTTCGCCGGGTTATAGGTGCAGGTGCCTTGATAAAGAATTTATCTTATAGCCAGATATTAGTTCATCACACCAAGCTTACAGCCCTTGTTTTTAATCTTAACCCATTTACTCATAAAGTTAACTGGTGATGTGTAGGCTTCATAGATTACCGCTTGTCCCCAGGGAGTTACTGCACCTTGCATAGGTTTTGAATAGGAGAAGGCCCCCATTACCCAGGCACTCTTGGTAACGCAGTCTCCACTTGTGGGAAAGCTGGAGGTAAGAGTTGGGTTGTGGTTATAAACAAGATTGGTGGCGTTCAAGAGCTGTTGGGCTCTATTTACAACAGTTGCTACTTCGGTATTTGTAGCAGGGTGTACATAGATAGTGATGTCATTTGCTGAGCTTGGGTAGAACATAACATCATTTACAGTCCCATGGGTTTCACCAGTGGCAGAGTTTTGTGCCCAGGTTTGCCAGCTGCTGTCGCAGACTTCGTCCCAGCTCTGTAATCCGTTGGCGTCCACAACAAATGGTGATACATGTCCACCGCCTATGGTCTTCTTAAAATTACTAAATGACGTTAGGGTTTTACCTGCTTGTATCATAACACCTATACAACGCATATTGGCTTGAGGTACTCCCAGAGCGGTGCTCAGATCGGCGAGCATGTCATTGCAACTGGTAGCAGTAGTGCGACTCCGGACTTGATTGGGCATAGCGTATTCTCCTTCAATATAGGGGGTTGTTTCTATTGGGTTCTTTTTAAGGTGGTTTTTTAAGGCAAAACGAATTGATGTTGATTTAAATCCGTAGTTATTTTCAAAAGGAATGTTTAAGTGGCCACTTCTTTAGTATTACTTACAGTTAAGGTAAATTAAAAGAGAGTGGATTAAATAAAATCTTCAGGGAAAAGCCTTTTTTAATTTTTGCCTACAGTATTATTTAGTAAGTCTGTAGGCAGTAAAGACCTTCGATTGTTATTGGTTTGCTTGCTTGTGTTTAATAGCACTAAATGGCTTTATCGGCTCTTTTGAAAAGAGTTATTGCTTTCAGAGACATTTCTTTTAGCAGTTCGATAAAACGTGTTGCTGTCATATTTCTTTCAGGGGAAATGTAATATTGCCCAGGGCCTTGCTCAGTAATTCTTAGGCCGTTTGGAGGGGTTGTTCCGGCAGGGAAGCGACAGACCCATCCGATGAGCGTTGATTGATTAATGCTCTCTTGGTCGAAGATTCTTATTCCTTTTCCGTTTGCAATAACGATGCTGATATTATTTAGAAAGGTAGTATCCAGATTAGATATCAGCATATTGACATCCTCCTCTCTGGAATAACCAAATTTTGGTAAGGAATTGGAGTCAATATAGATTTCTCTGAGGGACATCTCTTTCTCCCTTTTAAAACCAATTTGGCCATTGGTCAATAGCTGTTGATAGTTGCTAATTCAGAAGCTTTTTATCTTCTCTGCTTTTTTGAAAGCAGAAGTGTTTTTTTTAATTTTTTTGCTTCATGACTTGAATCATAACTGTGGCTTGGTGTTTGGCGCAACAAGTACGATTGTTTAACTGTTATATTTTATAAAATTCGATAATTGGCGAGTGTAAAGTTCACACTAGTTCACATTTTGTCGCCTTTTGTAACTCCGGGGGAGTTCAACTCGCAAGTTAATCAAAAATTCCAGTTTATGAGGGTAATGGCTTTGATAGAGGCGTTGTTGGAGAAGGTTCTCTTGGGGTTGAGATTGGAGTTCTGGGTGGCGAAAAGGCTTAGTTTGTTATAACTCATTGTGCTGACATTTTGCGATGCTCGTTTTAAAACGAGATTTTACTGGTTGCTTAAAAATACGTTCTAGATAGGCTTGAAAAGCTTTAGAGTTAAATAATTAGTATTGGTTTTTTAGATTGTATCTGTTTCATCCCTTAGCGTGCGTCGTGCAGCCTTTAAAACATTAGAGCGAATAACTAATATGGATAAGAAGAAAACGCCGGAGAAAAAAAATCATCTAGCAGGCATTGACCGAAGAACTTTTACCAAGCGCGCCCTTCAAATGGGCTTGGCAGCAGGTGCTGTTGCTTCTGGGTTTGGCTCTGCATTTTCGGGTAGTTCAAATCAGTTTTATGATGTTTATGATTACGTAATTGTTGGTTCTGGTGCGGGAGGGGGTCCATTAGCGGCAAACCTGGCAAAGGCGGGCTTTTCGGTATTGGTGCTTGAGGCGGGGGCCAATGACCCTAGTGATGACACACATAATATTCCCGCTTGGCACCCTTTTGCGTCAGAAGACCGCAAGCTGAGCTGGGATTTCTTTATTAAGCATTACGCGGATTTTAATCAACAACAGCTGGATGATAAGTATATTCCAGGTAAAGGTGTTTTATATCCGCGGGCTAGTACTATAGGGGGCTGTACGACACACCATGCGCTGATTACTGTCTATCCCCACAACAATGACTTTGACCGTATTGCTCAAGCGACAGGAGATAGTTCTTGGGGCAGCAGCAATATGCGGCGATATTTTGAGCGGCTTGAGCGATGCCAATATGTTTCCCGTCCAATTTTTTCGAATCCCTCTCGCCATGGTTTTGATGGATGGCTTCCTACTAACAGAGGTAATCCGGCTTTGCTGTTGGAAGACCCGGCAATATTAAAAATCGTCAAGGCAGCATTGGCGAAATACGGACTGGAGGGAGCCCTTGAACAGATTATTTCTGGAAACCTACGCTTAGATATCAATCACTGGGATGTGGCCTCGGGAGAGGAGGGGCCTTTTATTGCCCCGATGGCTGCAGATAGCAGGAGTCGTCGCAAGAGCGTACGGGAGCACCTTTTGGATACCCAGAGTCGCTATCCAAACCTGTTACATATTCGCACCAATGCGCTGGCAACAAGGGTGATGTTTGAAGGTAAAACGGCTATTGGGGTGGAGTTTATGGAGGGGGCGAACCTCTATAAGGCTGACCCATATCACGATGATGCCGGCTCCATTGGTACTATGCGGCAGGTGAGGGCGAGTAGGGAGGTGATTCTTTCGGGAGGGGCATTCAATAGTCCTCAGCTGCTGAAATTATCCGGAGTGGGTCCTAGCCAAGAGCTTTTTCAGCACGGAATTGATCAGATAGTTGACTTGCCGGGTGTAGGTGAAAACTTGCAGGATCGCTACGAAGTCGGCATTGTTAGTGAGATGACCGAGGATTTGGCCCTTCTCAAGGATTGTACCTGGGGCGAGCAGGGTGATCCCTGTCTGAATCGATATCGCTACGGTTGGCTGAATAAAGGCCCCTACAGTGGCAATGGTCCAGTACTGTCTTTGGTGAAGCGCTCCCACCCCGACCTACCAGATCCTGATTTGTTTATTTTTGGAGCGCCCTCTGATTTCCACGGTTATTACCCCGGTTATTCTCAGGCGCTAAGGGACTACAAAGATCGCTTCTCCTGGATCGTACTTAAAGGTCATACTAATAATACGGCTGGGCGGGTAACTTTGCGCTCTGCCAATCCGCAGGACACCCCAGAGATTAATTTTCACTATTTTGATGAGGGTAGTGGTGATTATGAAAAAGACTTACAGGCGGTAGTCGAGGGTGTAAAAATATCCCGGGATATTATGTCGGCCCCTATCGTTGGCCAGCAGGTAGCCAGGGAGTTATTGCCCGGTGGAGATGTGCAGACCGATGAGCAAATCGGTCAGTTTGTTAAAAATCAGGCATGGGGTCACCACGCTTCCTGTTCCAATAAAATGGGGCCAGCCAGTGATCCAATGGCAGTAGTGGATAGTAAATTTCGGGTACATGGCACCAATAATTTACGAGTGGTGGATGCTTCGGTATTTCCACGTATTCCGGGCTTCTTTATCGTGGTGCCGGTGTATATGATTAGTGAAAAAGCTAGCGATGATATTATTGCGGCGGCAACGGGCCAGATTGCCTGATAGGGCCTGCTAAACCCAGGTTGAAAAAGAAAAAGCCCCGCAGAGCGGGGCTTTTTAATTAGAACGAGATGTTCTTTGGTGTGCGCGGGAAGGGGATAACATCGCGGATGTTACCCATGCCAGTTACGTAAGACACGATGCGATCGAAGCCCAGACCAAAGCCTGCGTGAGGCACTGTGCCGTAGCGGCGCAGGTCGCGATACCAGTCGAGGTGATCTTTGGGGATGTTCATTTCATCCATGCGTTCGTCGAGCTTCTCAAGGCGTTCT
The DNA window shown above is from Microbulbifer variabilis and carries:
- a CDS encoding GMC family oxidoreductase translates to MDKKKTPEKKNHLAGIDRRTFTKRALQMGLAAGAVASGFGSAFSGSSNQFYDVYDYVIVGSGAGGGPLAANLAKAGFSVLVLEAGANDPSDDTHNIPAWHPFASEDRKLSWDFFIKHYADFNQQQLDDKYIPGKGVLYPRASTIGGCTTHHALITVYPHNNDFDRIAQATGDSSWGSSNMRRYFERLERCQYVSRPIFSNPSRHGFDGWLPTNRGNPALLLEDPAILKIVKAALAKYGLEGALEQIISGNLRLDINHWDVASGEEGPFIAPMAADSRSRRKSVREHLLDTQSRYPNLLHIRTNALATRVMFEGKTAIGVEFMEGANLYKADPYHDDAGSIGTMRQVRASREVILSGGAFNSPQLLKLSGVGPSQELFQHGIDQIVDLPGVGENLQDRYEVGIVSEMTEDLALLKDCTWGEQGDPCLNRYRYGWLNKGPYSGNGPVLSLVKRSHPDLPDPDLFIFGAPSDFHGYYPGYSQALRDYKDRFSWIVLKGHTNNTAGRVTLRSANPQDTPEINFHYFDEGSGDYEKDLQAVVEGVKISRDIMSAPIVGQQVARELLPGGDVQTDEQIGQFVKNQAWGHHASCSNKMGPASDPMAVVDSKFRVHGTNNLRVVDASVFPRIPGFFIVVPVYMISEKASDDIIAAATGQIA